From the Candidatus Zixiibacteriota bacterium genome, the window ATCGGCGGCCCGAAGCTGAAACGGGATGTGGTCGAGAAGTATATCAGTAGATAGAGGCTACGTGCTGAGCCGGTTGCTTGGAGCCATCCTGCCGCTTCTCATTTGTTGCGTTGTATCCTCGGCGTCGGCTGAGGATCGAATCGTGGTCGTATATCCCAAACCCGACCAAACCATCTCGGCCGTCGACTCGACTTTCATTCTGGGTCACATCCCACCCAAGCGTGGTGACTGGGTTTACCGTTTGGAAATCAATCAGCAACCGGTCGAGGTTCATCCAGACGGAGGGTTTCTTGCCTACCTGCCTATCGAGCCGGGCGAGTTTACTTTTGAGCTTGATGCCTTTCTTGTTGGCCTGAAACCTGAGTATCAGAAGCGGATCAAAACTCCCTACACCCAGCCGCAGCCTGCCTATTCGACACGTCTCACCAAAAGTCTGACCGTTTTCGTTCCCGAACCACAACCGGCCCTCAATCCGGACTCGCTGGTGATCGTTGGTGATTATGCGCCACCGCGCGGTGATCTGGTTTTGGCCGCCGGGGATCGATTGGTGGCGGGCTTTAGGGGAACACCCGGTTGTCGAGCCTGGTTTTCGGTGGCCGGTGTCGTTGATTCTGTCCCCATGGCCGAAACCCGTCCGCGGCCGCAGCCATACTGGGGTGAGGCGGTTTTTGGCGCCGGCGCGGTGCCGGAGTCGCTTATGGTGCGGGGAGTATACTCGGGTTTCTACGAGCTACCGGACTCCGCCGTCGCCGACACTGTGCGCATCGGCTACCATCTGGCGCCGCCTTCGGAAGAAGTTTTGTTTGCTCGCGCTCTCCTTAACCCGGAACAACCAACAGTGTTGCAGTTCCATCGCTACCTGAGATGGCTTCGGGCCGGTCCCATTCATGACAGCAGTGGCTACGCGGTCACTGTCAACCATCCCCGCTATCCCTTCACGGTGCGCTTTACGGACTCGGTGCAAATTGTCCGGCATGGTCCCAGGAAGGGATACCTGTCGATCTTTCAACCTTCAGGCGTCGAAGCTCTGGTCGTCGGCGCCGAGGGCGACTGGTACCGGACCAAGTTGTCGCAGACTCAGTTTGGGTGGGTCGCCCGCGAGTCGGTGGAAGCTCTCTCCAAAGGTATCCTGCCGACCCATTCATACTTGTCGTCAATCCGCACTCACGCCGCCGCCGACCATGTATTGGTAGAGTTTCCACTCAAGGGCGTGCATCCCTTTCGCATCGTGGAGCACGACCGACGAACACTTATCATTCAGTTGTTCGGCGTCACCAGCGATACCGATTGGATTCGCTACGACTTTTCAGATCAACTGATCGATCTGGCCACCTGGTCTCAACCGGAGCCGGAATTGTACCAACTGAAACTGGACCTCACTCAGGACTTATGGGGCTATGACGGTTACTATCAGGGCAACACTTTTTATTGCCGCATAAATCGTGCCCCCGACGATGTTCACCGGCTGCGGGGGAAGACGGTCGTGGTCGAT encodes:
- a CDS encoding N-acetylmuramoyl-L-alanine amidase; protein product: MWSRSISVDRGYVLSRLLGAILPLLICCVVSSASAEDRIVVVYPKPDQTISAVDSTFILGHIPPKRGDWVYRLEINQQPVEVHPDGGFLAYLPIEPGEFTFELDAFLVGLKPEYQKRIKTPYTQPQPAYSTRLTKSLTVFVPEPQPALNPDSLVIVGDYAPPRGDLVLAAGDRLVAGFRGTPGCRAWFSVAGVVDSVPMAETRPRPQPYWGEAVFGAGAVPESLMVRGVYSGFYELPDSAVADTVRIGYHLAPPSEEVLFARALLNPEQPTVLQFHRYLRWLRAGPIHDSSGYAVTVNHPRYPFTVRFTDSVQIVRHGPRKGYLSIFQPSGVEALVVGAEGDWYRTKLSQTQFGWVARESVEALSKGILPTHSYLSSIRTHAAADHVLVEFPLKGVHPFRIVEHDRRTLIIQLFGVTSDTDWIRYDFSDQLIDLATWSQPEPELYQLKLDLTQDLWGYDGYYQGNTFYCRINRAPDDVHRLRGKTVVVDPGHSGDPGAIGPTGYTEAKANLKISLALKKELRRKGAKVVMTRQDDRHVALYDRPSIAKANDADLFVSIHNNALPDGVNPFVNNGSSTYYYHPHSIDLARAIQKELLSETKLNDYGLYHGNLAVNRPTQYPAVLIECAFMILPEQEAALKDDKYCKKVAKGIVKGIERFLKEYSRGK